In Streptomyces sp. SLBN-118, the following are encoded in one genomic region:
- a CDS encoding glycosyl hydrolase, which produces MPAIRTGPAAALVLVTALAAFGLGPAASPAAAATVPVGSGSYSDTRPAGTSGPTTNTGAPVTPKVTPAAKDKPVPTNDWWSSLAFQRYGDNPYSTPMYGHPLTYQATAGGLDIGYPTTPAIVGGGRQYEYAHTRDLTLGLTGLNSPDTRADDWSDWTVTPYWSDGTRTLRTTIGHGLPFVYAKGTGANAQITTAAAPAVFADQGNVLGITVAGHHYALFAPTGSDWTVSGSTITAGLGDKDYFSLAVLPSTDALATYKKYAYSFVTGSKATWSYTGGTVQATYSLTTEAKEGTERGTLQALYRHQWLHTADPLTPYTYVSPRGTMKVREADSFTTSQKASAVLPGLPKTSAVDQARLKGYLDQVANDPNPFKNYTDTYWTGKVLGQLAQLVPLADQIGETATRDKLIGLMKGKLQDWFTAGGANEFSYDKEWKTLTGYPASYGSDTELNDHHFHYGYYVHSAAVVAQYDPAWAADSAWGGMVKTLVRDAVNPSRTDAAFPFLRGFDVYAGHSWASGHQGFAAGNNQESSSESTNLSAGLVLWGSATGDDTLRDLGTYLLTTESEAIAQYWFDADEQVFPSSFGHDTAGMVWGSGAAYATWWTANPEEIHGINALPVTGGSLHLGGDKTAIRRNIAEMERENGGPAVEWRDILWEFQSFADPATAKAKWDADNAGYTPEQGESKAHTYHWITTLDTLGAPDATVTGDIPSSAVFTKGTVRTYAAHNYGATALTVTFSDGKTLSVPARSTATGTGTGGGDPDPDPDPDPDPEPPTGNTFQLRTGGVLTTATDGTAGSDTIASAGGANYDGTPHQPLVYEIRNVNGTLTPGAATAFRLQLDADSTVGLGQQARISYDFTGDGSFDRAETYQYFATDPVTGWEEYAQSRGLKAATGSLGNLSGGTVRLEVWSAIGNGPSRLQTGTGTSVLVIPYS; this is translated from the coding sequence ATGCCAGCCATCCGCACCGGACCAGCTGCCGCGCTGGTCCTGGTCACCGCCCTGGCCGCCTTCGGTCTGGGCCCGGCCGCCTCCCCGGCGGCGGCCGCAACCGTCCCCGTAGGCTCAGGCAGCTACTCCGACACCCGCCCCGCCGGTACGTCAGGACCGACCACCAACACCGGTGCGCCGGTCACCCCCAAGGTCACCCCCGCAGCCAAGGACAAGCCGGTACCCACCAACGACTGGTGGTCCTCGCTCGCCTTCCAGCGCTACGGCGACAACCCGTACTCCACCCCCATGTACGGCCACCCGCTCACCTACCAGGCCACCGCCGGCGGACTCGACATCGGCTATCCGACAACCCCGGCGATCGTCGGCGGCGGCCGCCAGTACGAGTACGCACACACGCGGGACCTCACGCTCGGTCTCACCGGCCTCAACTCGCCCGACACCAGGGCCGACGACTGGTCCGACTGGACCGTGACCCCCTACTGGTCGGACGGCACTCGCACCCTGCGCACGACCATCGGCCACGGCCTGCCGTTCGTATACGCCAAGGGCACCGGCGCCAACGCCCAGATCACCACCGCCGCCGCACCCGCGGTCTTCGCCGACCAGGGCAATGTCCTCGGCATCACCGTCGCCGGCCACCACTACGCGCTGTTCGCCCCCACGGGCAGCGACTGGACCGTCTCCGGCTCCACGATCACCGCGGGCCTCGGCGACAAGGACTACTTCTCGCTCGCCGTGCTGCCCTCCACCGACGCGCTCGCGACGTACAAGAAGTACGCCTACAGCTTCGTCACCGGATCCAAGGCCACCTGGAGCTACACCGGCGGCACCGTCCAGGCAACCTACAGCCTGACCACCGAGGCCAAGGAGGGCACCGAGCGCGGAACGCTCCAGGCCCTCTACCGCCACCAGTGGCTGCACACGGCCGACCCGCTCACCCCGTACACCTACGTCTCGCCGCGCGGCACCATGAAGGTCCGCGAAGCGGACTCCTTCACCACCAGCCAGAAGGCGTCGGCGGTCCTGCCCGGCCTGCCGAAGACCAGCGCCGTCGACCAGGCCCGGCTGAAGGGCTATCTGGACCAGGTCGCGAACGACCCCAACCCGTTCAAGAACTACACCGACACCTACTGGACCGGAAAGGTGCTCGGGCAGCTCGCCCAGCTTGTGCCGCTCGCCGACCAGATCGGTGAGACCGCGACCCGCGACAAGCTCATCGGCCTGATGAAGGGCAAGCTCCAGGACTGGTTCACCGCCGGGGGCGCGAACGAGTTCTCGTACGACAAGGAATGGAAGACGCTCACCGGCTACCCGGCCTCGTACGGCAGCGACACCGAGCTCAACGACCACCACTTCCACTACGGCTACTACGTCCACTCGGCCGCGGTCGTCGCCCAGTACGACCCGGCCTGGGCCGCCGACTCCGCCTGGGGCGGCATGGTGAAGACCCTGGTTCGGGACGCGGTCAACCCCAGCCGCACCGACGCTGCCTTCCCCTTCCTGCGCGGCTTCGATGTGTACGCGGGCCACAGCTGGGCCTCCGGGCACCAGGGCTTCGCCGCGGGCAACAACCAGGAGTCGTCATCGGAGTCAACCAACCTCAGCGCGGGCCTTGTGCTGTGGGGATCGGCAACCGGCGACGACACGCTGCGCGACCTCGGCACGTATCTCCTCACCACCGAGTCCGAAGCGATCGCCCAGTACTGGTTCGACGCCGACGAGCAGGTCTTCCCGTCCTCCTTCGGCCATGACACGGCCGGCATGGTGTGGGGCAGCGGCGCGGCGTACGCCACCTGGTGGACCGCCAACCCCGAGGAGATCCACGGCATCAACGCCCTTCCGGTGACGGGTGGTTCACTCCATCTGGGCGGCGACAAGACCGCGATCCGCCGCAATATCGCCGAAATGGAACGGGAGAACGGCGGCCCGGCCGTCGAATGGCGCGACATCCTCTGGGAGTTCCAGTCGTTCGCCGACCCGGCGACCGCCAAGGCCAAGTGGGATGCGGACAACGCCGGTTACACCCCCGAGCAGGGCGAGTCCAAGGCGCACACCTACCACTGGATCACGACACTGGACACGCTCGGCGCACCCGACGCGACGGTGACCGGGGACATCCCGAGCTCCGCCGTGTTCACCAAGGGCACCGTGCGGACCTACGCCGCGCACAACTACGGCGCCACGGCCCTCACGGTGACCTTCTCCGACGGCAAGACGCTCTCCGTCCCTGCGCGCTCGACCGCGACGGGCACGGGCACCGGGGGAGGCGACCCGGACCCGGACCCGGACCCGGATCCCGACCCCGAGCCGCCGACGGGCAATACCTTCCAGCTCCGTACGGGAGGAGTGCTCACGACCGCGACGGACGGCACGGCGGGCAGTGACACGATCGCCTCGGCGGGCGGCGCAAACTACGACGGCACTCCGCACCAGCCGCTCGTCTACGAGATCAGGAACGTCAACGGCACCCTCACCCCGGGTGCGGCGACCGCGTTCCGCCTCCAGCTGGACGCGGACAGCACGGTCGGCCTCGGCCAGCAGGCCCGTATCAGCTACGACTTCACGGGCGACGGCAGCTTCGACCGGGCGGAGACCTATCAGTACTTCGCGACTGATCCGGTCACCGGCTGGGAGGAGTACGCGCAGTCACGGGGGCTGAAGGCGGCGACTGGAAGCCTCGGCAACCTGAGCGGCGGCACCGTACGTCTTGAGGTGTGGAGCGCCATCGGCAACGGCCCGTCCAGGCTCCAGACCGGTACGGGCACGTCCGTATTGGTGATCCCCTACAGCTGA
- the sph gene encoding sphingomyelin phosphodiesterase yields the protein MLRRIPGAALSTALAAAVLTGTAPAASAAETAVTPPLKVLTYNTFLFSKTLYPNWGQDHRAAAITAAPFFQGKDVVVVQEAFDNSSSDALKQKAADQYPYQTPVMGRSKDGWDATGGSYSAVTPEDGGVAILSKWPVVRKEQYVYKDACGADWWSNKGFVYVVLNVNGTKVHVVGTHAQSTDPGCGAGEAAQMRSRQFRAIDAFLDGKNIPASEQVMVAGDFNVDSRTPEYSTMLADAGLTAADARTGHPYSFDTEQNSIANYRYPDDPREDLDYVLHRAGHAKPAGWSNEVIKEQSAPWSVSSWGRTYTYTNLSDHYPVIASGQ from the coding sequence ATGCTCCGCCGTATCCCTGGCGCAGCGCTGTCCACCGCACTCGCCGCCGCCGTCCTGACCGGGACGGCTCCGGCGGCTTCCGCCGCCGAGACGGCGGTGACCCCGCCGCTGAAGGTGCTGACGTACAACACCTTCCTCTTCAGCAAGACGCTGTACCCCAACTGGGGCCAGGACCACCGGGCCGCCGCGATAACCGCGGCCCCGTTCTTCCAGGGCAAGGACGTCGTCGTGGTCCAGGAGGCCTTCGACAACTCCTCGTCGGACGCGCTCAAGCAGAAGGCCGCAGACCAGTACCCGTACCAGACGCCGGTGATGGGGCGGAGCAAGGACGGCTGGGACGCGACGGGCGGTTCGTACTCGGCTGTCACGCCCGAGGACGGCGGTGTCGCGATCCTCAGCAAGTGGCCCGTCGTCCGCAAGGAGCAGTACGTCTACAAGGACGCCTGCGGTGCCGACTGGTGGTCCAACAAGGGCTTCGTGTATGTCGTGCTGAATGTGAACGGCACGAAGGTCCATGTCGTTGGCACGCACGCGCAGTCCACCGACCCGGGCTGCGGCGCGGGCGAGGCGGCGCAGATGCGCAGCCGCCAGTTCAGGGCGATCGACGCCTTCCTCGACGGCAAGAACATCCCCGCGTCCGAACAGGTCATGGTCGCGGGCGACTTCAATGTCGACTCGCGGACGCCGGAGTACAGCACGATGCTCGCCGACGCCGGGCTCACGGCAGCGGACGCCCGCACCGGGCACCCGTACTCCTTCGACACCGAGCAGAACTCGATCGCGAACTACCGGTACCCGGACGACCCGCGCGAGGACCTCGACTACGTCCTGCACCGCGCCGGGCACGCGAAGCCCGCCGGCTGGTCCAATGAGGTGATCAAGGAGCAGAGCGCGCCATGGTCGGTCTCCAGCTGGGGCAGGACGTACACGTACACCAATCTCAGCGACCATTACCCCGTGATCGCGTCCGGCCAGTAG
- a CDS encoding ABC transporter substrate-binding protein: MPIARAAKRATVRLGAVALAGALLTACGSGSTGGSSDSAGGKVTLTVDLFGSFGYKEAGLYAEYEKLHPNIKIKQSDTEDEQDYWKSLQTRLAGGGGLADVQGIEVGRIAAVTQQQADKFEDLKKYGADKLKDQFAEAKWSAATGKEGQILGLGTDVGPEAMCYRTDLFKQAGLPTDRTQLAAKWSTWDGYLALGKEYKKKAPAKSAWVDSVGSLYAIMVGQQKERYYDASGKLIYENNPAIKAAWDASTEAAQAGLSAKLDQWSPQWNQAFSAGSFATMPCPAWMLGYIRGQAGDAGKGKWDVAKLPAGAGNWGGSYLSIPRAAEHKKEAYELIQWLTAAEQQARLFTKQGNFPSSTGAIAKVAAARDPYFSNAPIGQIFGDAAKAAPVQVLGVHDKNVADQITNALSEVERKGTSPDKAWSTAKKNVENATG; encoded by the coding sequence ATGCCCATCGCCCGAGCCGCCAAAAGGGCCACCGTCCGCCTGGGTGCGGTCGCGCTCGCCGGGGCACTGCTCACCGCGTGTGGATCCGGCTCGACCGGTGGATCCTCCGACAGCGCGGGCGGCAAGGTCACGCTCACCGTCGACCTGTTCGGATCCTTCGGTTACAAGGAGGCCGGGCTGTACGCGGAGTACGAGAAGCTCCACCCGAACATCAAGATCAAGCAGAGCGACACCGAGGACGAGCAGGACTACTGGAAGTCGCTGCAGACCCGGCTCGCGGGCGGTGGCGGCCTCGCAGATGTGCAGGGCATCGAGGTGGGCCGGATCGCCGCCGTCACCCAGCAGCAGGCCGACAAGTTCGAGGATCTGAAGAAGTACGGCGCCGACAAGCTCAAGGACCAGTTCGCCGAGGCCAAGTGGTCCGCGGCGACCGGCAAGGAGGGCCAGATCCTGGGGCTGGGCACCGATGTCGGCCCCGAGGCCATGTGCTACCGCACCGACCTCTTCAAGCAGGCCGGACTGCCCACCGACCGCACGCAGCTGGCTGCAAAATGGTCCACCTGGGACGGCTATCTGGCGCTCGGCAAGGAGTACAAGAAGAAGGCCCCGGCCAAGAGTGCCTGGGTGGACAGCGTCGGCAGCCTGTACGCGATCATGGTCGGCCAGCAGAAGGAGCGGTACTACGACGCCTCCGGAAAGCTGATCTACGAGAACAACCCGGCGATCAAGGCCGCCTGGGATGCTTCCACCGAGGCCGCGCAGGCAGGACTGAGCGCCAAGCTCGACCAGTGGTCACCCCAGTGGAACCAGGCCTTCTCCGCGGGCTCCTTCGCCACCATGCCCTGCCCCGCCTGGATGCTCGGCTACATCAGAGGCCAGGCCGGCGACGCCGGCAAGGGCAAGTGGGACGTCGCCAAGCTGCCCGCCGGGGCGGGCAACTGGGGCGGCTCGTATCTCTCGATCCCGCGCGCGGCCGAGCACAAGAAGGAGGCGTACGAGCTGATCCAATGGCTCACCGCAGCCGAGCAGCAGGCCAGGCTCTTCACCAAGCAGGGCAACTTCCCCTCCTCGACCGGTGCCATCGCCAAGGTCGCGGCCGCCAGGGACCCGTACTTCTCGAACGCACCGATCGGCCAGATCTTCGGCGACGCCGCCAAGGCCGCACCGGTCCAGGTCCTCGGGGTCCACGACAAGAACGTCGCCGACCAGATCACCAACGCGCTGAGCGAGGTCGAGCGCAAGGGCACGTCGCCCGACAAGGCCTGGTCAACCGCGAAGAAGAACGTGGAGAACGCGACCGGCTGA
- a CDS encoding carbohydrate ABC transporter permease, with amino-acid sequence MTALAAPPAKPPAGGARPARSPRGRRNRAGRTMQGGRLAYAMLILAVLISAFPFYWTIVAASRSNADLAKVPPTLLPGSNLFRNFEAVTEEADIGKALLNSFIVAGSITVGTVLCCTLAGFAFAKLRFRGRGALLAVTVGTMMIPPQLGVIPLFMLIAKLQWVNQLQAVILPGLVSAFGVFFMRQYLVQSLPDELIEAARVDGASTARIFWSIVVPIARPGMAVLGMLTFMAAWNDFFWPIVALSSQEPTVQVALRQLGGGYVHDQSVIMAGTLLGTLPVLLVFGLLGRQIVGGIMQGAVKG; translated from the coding sequence ATGACCGCGCTCGCCGCCCCGCCGGCAAAGCCGCCCGCCGGGGGCGCCCGGCCCGCGCGGTCCCCGCGCGGCAGGAGGAACCGGGCAGGGCGCACGATGCAGGGCGGCAGGCTCGCGTACGCGATGCTGATCCTCGCCGTGCTGATCTCGGCGTTCCCGTTCTACTGGACGATTGTCGCCGCCAGCCGCTCCAACGCCGATCTCGCGAAGGTGCCTCCGACGCTGCTGCCGGGGTCGAATCTGTTCCGCAACTTCGAGGCGGTGACGGAGGAGGCCGATATCGGCAAGGCGCTGCTGAACTCCTTCATCGTCGCCGGCTCGATCACCGTGGGCACGGTGCTGTGCTGCACGCTCGCCGGATTCGCCTTCGCCAAACTGCGCTTCCGCGGCCGCGGCGCACTGCTCGCTGTCACGGTCGGCACGATGATGATTCCGCCGCAGCTCGGTGTGATCCCGCTGTTCATGCTCATCGCCAAGCTGCAGTGGGTGAACCAGTTGCAGGCCGTGATCCTGCCGGGCCTTGTCTCCGCATTCGGGGTGTTCTTCATGCGGCAGTACCTGGTGCAGTCGCTGCCGGACGAGCTGATCGAAGCGGCCCGGGTCGACGGCGCGTCGACCGCCCGGATCTTCTGGTCGATCGTGGTGCCCATCGCCAGGCCTGGTATGGCGGTGCTGGGGATGCTGACCTTCATGGCCGCGTGGAACGACTTCTTCTGGCCGATCGTGGCGCTCTCCTCGCAGGAGCCGACCGTACAGGTCGCGCTGCGCCAGCTCGGCGGCGGCTATGTCCACGACCAGTCCGTGATCATGGCCGGCACCCTGCTGGGCACGCTCCCCGTGCTGCTCGTCTTCGGCCTGCTCGGCCGGCAGATCGTCGGCGGCATCATGCAGGGCGCCGTCAAGGGCTGA
- a CDS encoding oxygenase MpaB family protein, whose translation MTGAVADPLPPPPGGVLWSVVGDIRELLMLPAALALQVAHPAVAAGVDEYSVFRSDPWGRGERSLRSLQLWVYGGEAAAEEGRRLRELHRPIRGTDSRGRPYQALDPECYSWVHATGFPVFQHALRHLARPLTEAQERQLYAEWLQVGRILGIEEREMPRTVEEFWPYFRGRLTEEVEETAVVRELTALDVTLPPPDRGPLPVRALLAMLWPMLLPSFVRFRRFLTIGLMPPEARDAIGLQWTVEQERALRRFARVVRVVVPVLPERLRYLPFARQARRSAGLSRSVRRVRSHPRTSGRCP comes from the coding sequence ATGACCGGGGCCGTGGCAGATCCCCTCCCGCCGCCGCCCGGCGGAGTGCTGTGGTCCGTCGTCGGCGACATCCGCGAGCTGCTCATGCTGCCCGCCGCCCTGGCTCTACAGGTCGCCCACCCGGCCGTCGCCGCGGGCGTCGACGAGTACTCCGTCTTCCGCAGCGACCCCTGGGGCCGCGGCGAGCGCTCCCTGCGCTCGCTCCAGCTGTGGGTGTACGGAGGCGAGGCGGCGGCCGAAGAGGGGCGCAGGCTCCGCGAGCTCCACCGGCCGATCCGGGGCACCGACTCCCGCGGTCGCCCGTATCAGGCGCTGGATCCCGAGTGCTACTCCTGGGTCCACGCCACCGGCTTCCCCGTCTTCCAGCACGCGCTGCGCCATCTGGCGCGCCCGCTCACCGAGGCGCAGGAGCGGCAGCTGTACGCCGAGTGGCTCCAGGTCGGTCGGATCCTCGGCATCGAGGAGCGGGAGATGCCGCGGACGGTCGAGGAGTTCTGGCCGTACTTCCGGGGGAGGCTCACCGAGGAGGTGGAGGAGACGGCCGTCGTCCGCGAACTGACAGCCCTCGACGTGACCTTGCCGCCGCCCGACCGCGGGCCGCTGCCCGTCAGGGCGCTGCTCGCGATGCTCTGGCCGATGCTGCTCCCCTCCTTCGTCCGCTTCCGCCGCTTCCTCACCATCGGGCTGATGCCGCCCGAGGCGCGCGACGCGATCGGTCTGCAGTGGACCGTGGAGCAGGAGCGGGCCCTGCGCAGATTCGCCCGGGTCGTACGGGTGGTGGTTCCCGTACTCCCCGAGCGACTGCGCTACCTCCCGTTCGCGCGCCAGGCGCGGCGGTCCGCCGGGCTCAGCCGGTCAGTCCGCCGCGTGCGATCACATCCGCGTACCAGCGGGCGCTGTCCTTGA
- a CDS encoding GH1 family beta-glucosidase produces MTALDARPGTTTELRFPAGFRWGTATAAYQIEGAAAEDGRTASIWDTFSRTPGRVRNGDTGDIAADHYHRMREDVALMKQLGVTDYRFSVAWPRVQPTGHGPAVQKGLDFYRRLTDELRDAGIRPVATLYHWDLPQELEDAGGWPQRETAQRFGDYARIVAEAIGDRVATWTTLNEPWCAAFLGYGSGVHAPGRTSASASLRAAHHFNLAHGWAAQALRASPSGSEISLTLNLHAVRPLTGSEADQDAARRIDAVANRIFLDPVFHGRLPEDLVRDTAAVTDWSFVQDGDLEVVSTPIDSLGINYYSPTVVGAGTSEAPSPWAGAEEHVRFLPAPGPRTAMDWPVDAEGLYELLIRLRDDLPGVPLLITENGAAYDDYADPSGDVHDPERVEYVRTHLAAAHRAIADGADVRGYFLWSLLDNFEWAYGYSKRFGIVHVDFATQRRTFKDSARWYADVIARGGLTG; encoded by the coding sequence ATGACCGCACTCGACGCACGCCCCGGCACGACGACGGAGCTCCGCTTCCCGGCGGGTTTCCGCTGGGGCACCGCCACCGCCGCCTACCAGATCGAGGGCGCCGCCGCGGAGGACGGCCGTACCGCCTCGATCTGGGACACCTTCAGCCGCACGCCCGGCAGGGTGCGCAACGGTGACACCGGCGACATCGCCGCCGACCACTACCACCGCATGCGCGAGGACGTCGCGCTGATGAAGCAACTCGGCGTCACCGACTACCGGTTCTCCGTCGCCTGGCCACGGGTCCAGCCGACCGGGCACGGTCCCGCCGTCCAGAAGGGCCTGGACTTCTACCGGCGGCTCACCGACGAGCTGCGGGACGCGGGCATCCGCCCGGTCGCCACCCTCTACCACTGGGATCTGCCGCAGGAGTTGGAGGACGCGGGCGGCTGGCCGCAGCGCGAGACCGCGCAGCGGTTCGGCGACTACGCCAGGATCGTGGCAGAGGCGATCGGCGACCGTGTGGCGACCTGGACCACACTGAACGAGCCGTGGTGTGCGGCCTTTCTCGGCTACGGCTCCGGGGTCCACGCACCCGGGCGCACCAGCGCGAGCGCCTCGCTGCGAGCCGCCCACCACTTCAATCTCGCGCACGGCTGGGCGGCGCAGGCGCTGCGCGCGTCACCCTCCGGCTCCGAGATCTCGCTGACGCTCAACCTGCACGCGGTACGTCCGCTCACCGGCTCGGAGGCCGACCAGGACGCCGCCCGCCGTATCGACGCCGTCGCCAACCGGATCTTCCTCGACCCGGTGTTCCATGGCCGCCTTCCGGAGGATCTGGTCCGCGACACGGCCGCGGTGACCGACTGGTCCTTCGTCCAGGACGGCGATCTTGAGGTCGTCTCCACGCCGATCGACTCCCTGGGCATCAACTACTACTCCCCCACGGTCGTGGGCGCCGGCACCTCGGAGGCTCCCTCGCCGTGGGCCGGCGCCGAGGAGCATGTGCGCTTCCTCCCGGCGCCGGGCCCGCGCACGGCGATGGACTGGCCGGTGGACGCCGAGGGTCTGTACGAGCTTCTGATCCGCCTGCGGGACGATCTGCCGGGTGTGCCGCTCTTGATCACCGAGAACGGCGCCGCGTACGACGATTACGCCGACCCGTCCGGCGACGTCCACGACCCGGAGCGGGTGGAGTATGTGCGCACCCATCTCGCCGCCGCGCACCGGGCGATCGCCGACGGCGCGGATGTGCGCGGCTACTTCCTGTGGTCGCTGCTCGACAACTTCGAGTGGGCGTACGGCTACAGCAAGCGGTTCGGCATCGTGCATGTCGACTTCGCGACCCAGCGCCGTACGTTCAAGGACAGCGCCCGCTGGTACGCGGATGTGATCGCACGCGGCGGACTGACCGGCTGA
- a CDS encoding cation diffusion facilitator family transporter — translation MTGYGHVHGHHHHSAHDRIDAALEGSALGLRTLCFSFGVLAATTAVQAVIAAASGSVALLGDTVHNAADALTALPLALAFLLGRRAATRRYTYGFGRAEDLAGVFVVLVIAASALFAGYEALRRLFEPQEVSHLTAVAGGALVGFAGNEWVARARIRTGRRIGSAALVADGLHARSDGFTSLAVLLGAGGSALGWRWADPVTGLAITGAIALVLRGAAREVWHRLMDAVDPALIDAAEHALSHVEGVLAVGDVRMRWLGHGLRAETSIVVDPALTVMQAHKVALAAEHALINGVRRLSTATVQIHP, via the coding sequence ATGACGGGGTACGGACACGTCCATGGTCACCACCATCACTCTGCGCACGACCGGATCGACGCGGCCCTCGAAGGGTCGGCGCTGGGGCTGCGCACGCTCTGCTTCTCCTTCGGTGTGCTGGCCGCGACGACCGCCGTCCAGGCGGTGATCGCGGCCGCTTCCGGCTCGGTGGCACTGCTGGGCGACACCGTCCACAACGCGGCCGACGCACTCACCGCGCTGCCGCTCGCCCTGGCCTTTCTCCTCGGCAGGCGGGCGGCCACGCGCCGCTACACCTACGGCTTCGGGCGAGCCGAGGATCTGGCGGGCGTCTTCGTCGTGCTGGTGATCGCCGCGTCCGCCCTCTTCGCCGGATACGAGGCGCTGCGACGGCTGTTCGAGCCGCAGGAGGTCAGTCATCTGACCGCGGTGGCCGGGGGCGCGCTGGTCGGCTTCGCCGGCAACGAGTGGGTGGCGCGGGCCCGCATCCGGACCGGCCGCAGGATCGGTTCGGCCGCGCTCGTGGCCGACGGACTGCACGCCCGCAGCGACGGGTTCACCTCTCTGGCCGTACTGCTGGGCGCGGGCGGATCTGCACTCGGATGGCGGTGGGCCGATCCGGTGACCGGGCTGGCGATCACCGGGGCAATCGCCCTGGTGCTGCGGGGTGCGGCCCGTGAGGTCTGGCACCGGCTGATGGACGCGGTCGACCCGGCGCTGATCGACGCGGCCGAGCACGCGTTGTCCCATGTCGAGGGCGTACTGGCCGTGGGGGACGTGCGTATGCGCTGGCTCGGGCACGGGCTGCGGGCGGAGACCTCGATCGTTGTCGACCCCGCGCTGACGGTGATGCAGGCGCATAAAGTGGCGTTGGCCGCCGAGCACGCCCTGATCAACGGGGTCCGGCGGCTGAGCACGGCCACCGTGCAGATCCATCCCTGA
- a CDS encoding carbohydrate ABC transporter permease yields the protein MTLTATAHPVTPSPGARPSAALRTWRTLSPYAYIAPFFTLFAAFGLFPLIYTAFVSLYRVELQTPGRMEWRGLGNYTALFGDEIFWTALRNTFTIGVLSTVPQLVMALGLAHLLNYRLRGRTFLRTAMLLPYATSVAAATLVFAQLFGRDFGLINYVLSLVGFDPVDWQAGTVSSQIAVSTIVIWRWTGYNALIYLAGMQSIPSELYEAAAMDGASRWRQFFHVTLPGLRPTILFTVVVSTIGATQLFGEPLLFEGSISGGISHQYQTLGLYMYEQGWGFFHLGRAAAIAWVMFLLILVLVGVNALIARRRSIKEAGR from the coding sequence GTGACCCTCACCGCCACCGCACATCCGGTGACCCCCAGTCCCGGGGCCCGGCCGTCGGCCGCGCTCAGGACCTGGCGCACGCTCTCGCCGTACGCCTATATCGCCCCGTTCTTCACGCTCTTCGCCGCCTTCGGTCTCTTCCCGCTGATCTACACGGCCTTCGTCTCGCTCTACCGGGTCGAGCTGCAGACGCCCGGCCGGATGGAGTGGCGGGGCCTCGGCAACTACACCGCGCTCTTCGGCGACGAGATCTTCTGGACCGCGCTGCGCAACACCTTCACCATCGGAGTGCTCTCCACCGTCCCGCAGCTGGTGATGGCACTGGGTCTGGCCCATCTGCTCAACTACCGGCTGCGCGGCCGGACTTTTCTGCGCACGGCCATGCTGCTGCCGTACGCGACGAGCGTCGCCGCCGCGACCCTGGTCTTCGCGCAGCTCTTCGGCCGCGACTTCGGGCTCATCAACTACGTCCTGTCCCTGGTCGGCTTCGACCCGGTGGACTGGCAGGCGGGCACGGTCTCCTCGCAGATCGCCGTCTCGACCATCGTGATCTGGCGCTGGACCGGCTACAACGCGCTGATCTATCTGGCGGGCATGCAGTCCATCCCGAGCGAGCTGTACGAGGCCGCCGCGATGGACGGCGCCTCGCGCTGGCGGCAGTTCTTCCATGTGACCCTGCCGGGCCTGCGTCCCACGATCCTGTTCACGGTCGTCGTCTCGACGATCGGCGCGACCCAGCTGTTCGGTGAGCCGCTGCTGTTCGAGGGCTCCATCTCCGGCGGTATCTCGCACCAGTACCAGACGCTCGGTCTGTACATGTACGAGCAGGGCTGGGGCTTCTTCCATCTGGGCCGCGCCGCCGCCATCGCGTGGGTGATGTTCCTGCTGATCCTGGTGCTCGTGGGGGTCAACGCCCTGATCGCGCGCCGCCGTTCGATCAAGGAGGCCGGCCGATGA